In a genomic window of Methanosarcina horonobensis HB-1 = JCM 15518:
- the fpoF gene encoding F420H2 dehydrogenase subunit FpoF yields MPPKIAEVIEHDVCAACGACEAVCPIGAVSVKKAAEIRDPNDLSLYVKGAGYQVCEGCLTCSRICPVVDGFIGDELSNVRTFFAAKSKDNIGSQDGGVTSGILKTLFKKGEIDCAVGITRNENWEPEVVLLTSAEDVERTRGTKYTSDPVVAALREAFEKYDRIAVVGVPCQAHASRLIRENVNEKIVLIIGLLCMESFHHEVMLHKIIPEIMKVNVQDILKMEFTKGKFWVYTKDGEVHSVPIKDVAKYARNPCHHCCDYTSVFADISVGSVGAPDGWNSVFIRTEIGEKYFDKVRDEMEIMEDPKPGLELVGKLIEMKRKNNAEHFLEVCKEFSFETGIRNETI; encoded by the coding sequence TTGCCACCAAAGATTGCAGAAGTCATTGAACATGACGTATGCGCAGCCTGTGGGGCATGCGAGGCCGTATGTCCCATTGGGGCTGTTTCCGTAAAGAAGGCGGCAGAAATTCGAGATCCGAACGATCTGAGCCTGTATGTAAAAGGAGCTGGATACCAGGTCTGTGAAGGTTGCTTAACCTGTAGCAGGATCTGTCCTGTAGTTGACGGTTTCATCGGAGACGAGCTTTCAAATGTCCGCACGTTCTTTGCCGCAAAATCCAAAGACAACATCGGCAGCCAGGACGGAGGCGTAACAAGCGGGATTCTCAAAACTCTTTTCAAGAAGGGTGAAATCGACTGTGCTGTAGGGATTACCCGAAACGAGAACTGGGAGCCTGAAGTCGTTCTTCTGACAAGTGCAGAAGACGTTGAAAGGACAAGAGGGACAAAATATACCTCTGACCCCGTAGTAGCAGCTCTCAGAGAAGCCTTCGAAAAGTACGACCGAATTGCAGTTGTCGGGGTACCCTGCCAGGCCCATGCTTCAAGGCTGATCCGGGAGAACGTAAACGAAAAGATTGTGCTCATTATCGGCCTGCTCTGCATGGAAAGTTTCCACCATGAGGTAATGCTTCATAAGATTATTCCCGAGATTATGAAGGTCAATGTCCAGGACATCTTGAAGATGGAATTCACAAAAGGTAAATTCTGGGTCTACACAAAGGATGGAGAAGTCCACTCTGTGCCGATCAAGGATGTTGCAAAATATGCAAGAAACCCCTGCCATCACTGCTGTGACTATACCTCTGTCTTTGCCGATATCTCTGTAGGCTCGGTCGGAGCTCCTGACGGATGGAACTCTGTTTTCATAAGGACTGAAATCGGGGAAAAGTATTTCGATAAGGTCCGTGATGAGATGGAGATTATGGAAGACCCCAAACCGGGTCTCGAACTTGTCGGAAAGCTTATCGAAATGAAGCGCAAGAACAATGCGGAACACTTCCTGGAAGTCTGCAAGGAATTCAGCTTTGAGACCGGGATCCGCAATGAAACGATCTGA
- a CDS encoding nicotinamide-nucleotide adenylyltransferase, with product MTRAFYIGRFQPYHFGHHAVITRIAEEVDELVIGIGSAQKSHEATDPFTAGERVLMLYNALEHLPIRHYVLPIEDVRYNSIWVHHVVSRTPRFDVVYSNNPLVIQLFREAGFCVKESPLYIRERYSGTEIRRRMIEGEKWEHLVPKPVVEAIKGFDGVTRLRNVSTSDSNFSL from the coding sequence ATGACACGAGCTTTTTATATAGGACGTTTCCAGCCGTATCACTTCGGACACCATGCCGTAATTACGCGGATTGCAGAAGAGGTGGATGAACTGGTCATAGGCATAGGAAGTGCCCAGAAAAGCCATGAAGCCACCGACCCGTTTACTGCAGGGGAAAGGGTTCTTATGCTCTATAATGCGCTTGAGCACCTTCCTATCCGTCATTACGTCCTTCCTATCGAAGATGTCAGGTATAACTCTATCTGGGTTCACCACGTCGTATCCAGAACTCCTCGCTTTGACGTGGTGTACTCGAACAATCCTCTTGTCATTCAACTTTTCCGGGAAGCCGGATTTTGCGTTAAGGAATCTCCCCTTTATATCAGAGAAAGATATTCTGGTACTGAAATCAGAAGAAGGATGATTGAAGGAGAAAAGTGGGAGCATCTTGTTCCGAAACCGGTTGTGGAAGCAATAAAAGGCTTTGACGGAGTAACCCGGCTCAGGAATGTTTCTACAAGTGATAGCAACTTTTCTTTGTAA
- a CDS encoding adenylate kinase family protein, with protein sequence MLIGLTGTPGTGKTSVSRLLEKRRGWKVIYLNDLIKEEHLYTEIDEERNAVVADIELIRSRLTGIINEMEKESTNGIVILESHLAHHITDIAIVLRAYPPELKKRLEMRGYSEEKIKENAEAEAIDLILAEAFEWCDRVYEVNTTGRTAEETAGDVERIIDHLLSGKEEELQEYTPGSLDWIDSVP encoded by the coding sequence ATGCTCATAGGACTCACAGGTACTCCCGGGACGGGAAAAACTTCAGTTAGCAGGCTCCTTGAAAAACGCAGAGGATGGAAGGTAATCTATCTAAACGACCTGATAAAAGAAGAACACCTCTACACAGAAATTGATGAAGAAAGGAATGCAGTAGTTGCGGATATAGAGCTTATCCGAAGCCGCCTTACTGGAATAATTAATGAAATGGAAAAAGAGTCAACAAACGGGATAGTAATTCTGGAAAGCCATCTTGCTCACCACATAACAGACATCGCAATTGTTCTCAGGGCTTACCCTCCCGAGCTGAAAAAAAGGCTTGAAATGCGCGGATATTCTGAAGAAAAAATTAAAGAAAATGCAGAAGCCGAAGCAATAGATTTGATCCTGGCGGAAGCTTTTGAATGGTGTGACAGAGTTTATGAAGTAAATACGACTGGCAGGACTGCAGAAGAGACTGCTGGAGATGTGGAAAGAATTATAGACCACCTTCTTAGCGGAAAAGAAGAAGAACTGCAGGAATACACACCAGGCTCCCTTGACTGGATTGATTCGGTGCCGTGA
- a CDS encoding pyridoxamine 5'-phosphate oxidase family protein has protein sequence MRLHLQFSRTGRKRRGNPCKEDRARRKKLLEQLKEFFESQPFAVLATQNGTAPYASIVAFASDEKLKYILFSTTKATRKYSNLSSVPYGLFALSHNGFSENPRGKIYCYPVPARC, from the coding sequence ATGAGATTGCATCTGCAATTCTCAAGGACCGGAAGAAAACGAAGAGGAAACCCCTGTAAAGAAGATAGGGCTCGAAGAAAAAAATTGCTTGAGCAGCTTAAAGAGTTTTTTGAATCACAGCCCTTTGCCGTCCTGGCGACTCAAAACGGAACAGCACCTTACGCGAGCATTGTTGCCTTCGCCTCGGATGAGAAGCTTAAATATATTCTTTTTTCTACTACGAAAGCAACCAGGAAATACTCAAATCTGTCATCCGTACCTTACGGACTTTTTGCACTCTCCCACAACGGTTTTTCTGAAAATCCGCGTGGAAAAATATATTGTTACCCGGTTCCAGCACGTTGTTGA
- a CDS encoding cytochrome b5 domain-containing protein → MKEFTLEELSEYNGKNGKIYIVYDGQVYDVSESYMWEDGTHQGLHDSGRDLTQEMDEAPHGPEIFKDFPVIGTLKK, encoded by the coding sequence ATGAAAGAGTTTACACTTGAAGAACTTTCAGAGTATAACGGTAAGAATGGCAAGATTTACATTGTATATGATGGCCAGGTATACGATGTATCAGAGAGTTATATGTGGGAAGACGGCACTCATCAGGGACTTCATGACTCCGGCCGGGACCTTACGCAAGAAATGGATGAAGCACCTCACGGTCCGGAAATATTTAAAGACTTTCCCGTTATCGGAACTTTGAAGAAATAA
- a CDS encoding thioredoxin domain-containing protein: MILGKEQRKPNRLINEKSPYLLQHAYNPVDWYSWGKEAFEKARTENKPVFLSIGYSTCHWCHVMAHESFEDEEVAELMNDAFVSIKVDREERPDIDNIYMTVCQIILGRGGWPLNIIMTPGKKPFFAGTYIPKKSRFNQTGMLELVPRIKEIWNQQYEDVLDSAEKITSTIQNMIAESAGEGLGEEIIEEAYDEMLNSFDAEYGGFEGAPKFPTPHKISFLLRYWRRSGNPEALHMVEHTLDNMRSGGIYDHLGSGFHRYSTDNMWLLPHFEKMLYDQALTAVAYTEAYQVTGKDLYKETAEGILDYVLRDLTAPEGGFYCGEDADVEGEEGKYYLWTIEEVRSILGPEDSELIIKMFNLREGGNFEEEIRGRKTGTNLFYMVHSPGSLAAELKIPVEEVKKRVKAAREKLLKARYERKRPSMDDKILTDWNGLMIAAFAKGFQVFGEQKYLEAAEKAANFIIETLYNPESRLLHRYREGAAGISGTSDDYAFLIHGLLELYEAGFELRYLKAAISLNKELLEHFWDPVNGGLYFTANDSEALIFRKKEFTDSAIPSGNSIEMLNLLRLSRIIADPELEETADRLERAFSKLIIKAPSGYTQFLSALDFRLGPSYEVIISGKPGAFDTERMLEEIWNYFVPNKVLIFRPEGENPEITDLAKYTKEQLPVEGKATAYVCQDYECQLPTTETREMLKLLNV, from the coding sequence ATAATACTGGGAAAAGAACAAAGAAAACCTAACCGCCTGATTAATGAAAAAAGTCCTTATCTTCTACAGCATGCCTATAATCCTGTGGACTGGTACTCATGGGGAAAAGAGGCTTTCGAAAAAGCCAGAACAGAAAATAAGCCTGTTTTTCTCTCAATCGGATACTCTACCTGCCACTGGTGTCATGTGATGGCACATGAATCTTTTGAGGACGAAGAAGTTGCAGAGCTCATGAACGATGCTTTTGTTTCCATAAAAGTCGACAGGGAGGAACGGCCTGATATTGATAACATTTACATGACTGTCTGCCAGATCATCCTCGGGAGAGGGGGATGGCCTCTCAATATCATAATGACTCCGGGAAAGAAGCCGTTTTTTGCAGGCACCTACATACCTAAAAAATCCCGTTTCAATCAGACCGGAATGCTGGAACTGGTTCCCAGGATAAAAGAAATCTGGAACCAGCAGTATGAAGATGTGCTTGATTCGGCTGAAAAGATTACATCTACTATCCAGAACATGATTGCAGAGTCTGCAGGGGAGGGGCTCGGGGAAGAGATAATCGAGGAAGCCTACGATGAAATGCTTAATTCGTTTGATGCTGAATACGGAGGTTTTGAAGGAGCTCCAAAGTTCCCGACCCCACATAAGATTTCCTTTTTGCTCCGTTACTGGAGGCGCAGCGGAAACCCTGAAGCGCTTCATATGGTGGAACATACCCTTGATAATATGCGCAGCGGAGGAATCTATGACCATCTTGGCTCGGGTTTCCACCGTTATTCTACGGACAATATGTGGCTTCTGCCTCACTTCGAGAAAATGTTATATGACCAGGCCCTTACCGCAGTTGCATATACAGAAGCCTATCAGGTTACAGGAAAAGACCTGTATAAAGAAACAGCAGAAGGAATCCTTGACTATGTGCTAAGAGACCTGACAGCACCGGAAGGTGGGTTTTACTGTGGCGAGGATGCAGATGTTGAAGGAGAAGAAGGAAAATACTATCTGTGGACAATTGAAGAAGTAAGGAGTATCCTTGGTCCTGAAGATTCCGAACTGATTATTAAAATGTTCAATTTGAGAGAGGGAGGAAACTTTGAAGAAGAAATAAGGGGCAGGAAAACCGGAACAAATCTCTTCTATATGGTCCATTCTCCGGGGTCTCTTGCAGCCGAACTTAAAATTCCCGTAGAAGAAGTTAAAAAGCGGGTGAAGGCTGCCAGAGAGAAACTCCTTAAAGCCAGGTATGAGCGCAAAAGGCCTTCAATGGATGATAAAATCCTTACAGATTGGAACGGGCTTATGATTGCAGCCTTTGCAAAGGGCTTTCAGGTTTTCGGAGAGCAGAAGTATCTGGAAGCCGCAGAAAAAGCTGCGAATTTTATCATTGAAACCCTTTACAATCCCGAAAGCAGGCTGCTTCACCGCTACAGGGAAGGAGCTGCAGGAATCTCAGGAACTTCCGATGATTATGCCTTCCTGATACACGGGCTCCTGGAGCTTTATGAGGCAGGATTCGAACTGCGCTACCTCAAAGCTGCAATTTCCCTGAACAAAGAACTGCTCGAACATTTCTGGGACCCTGTTAATGGCGGACTCTACTTTACAGCCAACGACAGCGAGGCTCTTATCTTCAGAAAAAAGGAGTTCACAGATTCAGCGATACCATCCGGAAACTCAATTGAAATGTTGAACCTTCTGCGTCTCTCCAGGATAATTGCAGACCCTGAGCTCGAAGAAACTGCTGACAGACTCGAACGCGCATTTTCAAAGCTGATCATAAAAGCGCCTTCCGGATATACCCAGTTTCTGTCTGCCCTTGATTTCAGGCTTGGGCCTTCATATGAGGTAATTATTTCAGGAAAGCCCGGAGCTTTTGACACAGAACGTATGCTGGAAGAGATCTGGAATTATTTCGTGCCCAATAAGGTGCTGATTTTCAGGCCAGAAGGAGAAAATCCCGAAATTACTGACCTGGCAAAATACACAAAAGAACAGCTTCCTGTCGAAGGAAAAGCAACTGCATATGTCTGCCAAGATTATGAGTGTCAGCTCCCTACAACCGAAACCAGAGAGATGTTAAAGCTGCTTAATGTTTGA
- the uppS gene encoding polyprenyl diphosphate synthase: protein MPWNKGAFRAGLRFIKNWTFSEFYHKYEQMLEKEILSSEIPEHIAVIMDGNRRFAGQLGRARSFGHAMGAEVTEQVIEWCYEIGVKQLTLYAFSTENFQRSEEEVDGLFNLINEKFLKLYTDNRTYDKEMQVRVIGDRTKLPDFLKDSIDMIEKATEQHRKYNLNVAIAYGGRQDIMQAVRDIAVCVSSGRLSLEDVNENLISKHLYPAPGVSVPNVDLIIRTGGDERVSNFLPWQANGSECATYFCAPFWPEFRKIDLLRSVRVYQARKEEKKREHSYRVSKIINFLGVGKHGEKNEELGQLLPLKNREVS, encoded by the coding sequence ATGCCGTGGAATAAAGGAGCCTTCCGGGCAGGGCTTCGTTTCATAAAAAACTGGACTTTCAGCGAGTTCTACCATAAATATGAGCAGATGCTTGAAAAAGAGATTCTGAGTTCTGAAATCCCTGAACATATAGCTGTAATTATGGATGGAAACCGCAGATTTGCCGGCCAACTGGGAAGAGCTAGAAGTTTTGGACACGCTATGGGAGCGGAAGTTACTGAGCAGGTTATTGAGTGGTGCTATGAGATAGGAGTAAAACAGCTCACTCTCTATGCCTTTTCCACGGAAAATTTCCAGCGTTCGGAAGAAGAGGTTGATGGGCTCTTTAACCTGATTAATGAGAAATTTCTGAAGCTTTATACCGATAATAGAACCTATGATAAAGAGATGCAAGTCAGGGTTATAGGGGACAGAACAAAGTTACCGGATTTCCTTAAAGATTCCATTGATATGATTGAAAAAGCTACCGAACAACACAGAAAATACAATCTGAACGTGGCTATTGCTTATGGAGGAAGACAGGATATAATGCAGGCTGTAAGGGATATTGCAGTCTGCGTGTCCAGCGGAAGACTTTCTCTTGAGGATGTTAACGAAAACCTGATTTCAAAACACCTCTACCCTGCTCCGGGAGTCTCCGTCCCGAATGTAGATCTGATTATCCGCACGGGAGGAGATGAAAGAGTATCCAATTTCCTGCCATGGCAGGCTAACGGTAGCGAGTGTGCAACTTATTTCTGCGCTCCTTTCTGGCCCGAGTTTAGAAAAATCGACCTTCTTCGTTCAGTCAGAGTATATCAGGCGCGAAAAGAAGAAAAAAAGCGCGAGCACTCATACCGTGTCTCAAAAATTATAAATTTCCTTGGAGTAGGAAAACACGGGGAAAAGAACGAAGAACTGGGGCAGCTTCTACCGTTAAAAAACCGGGAAGTGTCCTGA
- a CDS encoding DUF2551 domain-containing protein, with protein sequence MIKYLGRDENGIRKVVLNLFLTGDKFTTGEVYDFLDKGDFEVSYRGVSAMVGLMNTRLGILSINVTGDHNVYSLKENYKNIVGSVLENY encoded by the coding sequence TTGATAAAGTATCTCGGCAGGGACGAAAACGGGATACGCAAGGTTGTGCTCAATCTCTTCCTGACCGGAGACAAGTTCACCACCGGTGAAGTTTATGACTTCCTCGACAAAGGAGATTTCGAGGTAAGCTACCGGGGAGTGTCAGCCATGGTCGGGCTTATGAATACGAGGCTTGGAATCCTGAGCATAAATGTCACCGGGGATCACAATGTGTATTCCCTGAAAGAGAATTATAAAAATATTGTCGGCTCTGTTCTTGAGAATTACTGA
- a CDS encoding 4'-phosphopantetheinyl transferase family protein: protein MYAGNLLVSSIPLKNILHLWEENDILIFLIDLDNYDTLSTEYLNNTEKEDLEKLQTLYFKKRFIVSRTVLKHILRCLLKLESILDISTYKDRYGEVHILNHEELHICISYSEDIVALAVSKTRVGIDIEAKRPLALKNTLKYLQTTSSYTGDSVSDTNFLKMWTLKEAYCKFSNKGMLSSLYKEPDFNNAWYSNYTLNNKYIFSIVTDSNPHTISISRLEILTIV from the coding sequence ATGTACGCCGGAAATTTATTGGTCTCTTCGATTCCTCTCAAAAATATACTTCACCTGTGGGAAGAGAATGATATTCTGATCTTTCTTATTGATCTGGATAATTATGATACGCTCAGTACGGAGTATCTCAATAATACCGAAAAAGAAGATCTGGAAAAACTTCAAACATTATATTTCAAAAAAAGATTTATTGTCTCCAGGACTGTTTTGAAACACATTCTACGTTGTCTCCTTAAACTTGAGTCTATTCTGGATATCTCTACTTATAAAGACAGGTACGGAGAAGTCCATATACTCAACCATGAAGAGCTGCATATCTGTATTTCCTACTCAGAAGACATTGTAGCTCTTGCAGTATCAAAAACCAGGGTTGGTATTGATATCGAAGCTAAAAGACCTCTTGCGCTAAAAAATACTTTAAAATATCTTCAAACAACATCTTCATACACAGGAGACTCAGTAAGCGATACTAACTTTTTAAAGATGTGGACTTTAAAAGAAGCTTATTGTAAATTTTCTAACAAAGGCATGCTTTCCTCTCTTTACAAAGAACCTGATTTCAATAATGCCTGGTATTCAAATTATACATTAAACAATAAATATATCTTCTCTATCGTTACTGACTCGAATCCTCATACTATTAGTATAAGCCGGCTTGAGATATTGACTATAGTTTAA